A window of Candidatus Methylomirabilis tolerans contains these coding sequences:
- the glmM gene encoding phosphoglucosamine mutase (catalyzes the conversion of glucosamine-6-phosphate to glucosamine-1-phosphate): ASLGGKGRVLVRVSGTEPVVRVMIEGEEPAKVERLARDIALVIEKELG; the protein is encoded by the coding sequence GCGAGTCTGGGAGGTAAAGGACGGGTTCTGGTGCGCGTATCCGGCACGGAGCCGGTGGTCCGTGTGATGATAGAAGGCGAAGAGCCGGCGAAAGTCGAGCGACTGGCCAGAGACATCGCGTTGGTGATCGAAAAAGAACTGGGCTAA